Proteins encoded by one window of Vitis vinifera cultivar Pinot Noir 40024 chromosome 10, ASM3070453v1:
- the LOC100854261 gene encoding chromatin remodeling protein EBS, whose product MAKTRPGKRDLDSYTIKGTNKVVRAGDCVLMRPSDTDKPSYVARVEKIEADNRNNVKVRVRWYYRPEESIGGRRQFHGAKELFLSDHYDVQSAHTIEGKCTVHSFKNYTKLENVGAEDYYCRFEYKAATGGFTPDRVAVYCKCEMPYNPDDLMVQCEGCKDWYHPVCVEMTIEAAKKLDHFLCSDCSDDEAKRSQNAFPTSPTADTKVEPKRRKR is encoded by the exons ATGGCGAAGACGAGGCCTGGGAAAAGAGACTTGGATTCGTACACCATCAAAGGCACCAACAAGGTGGTGAGAG CTGGTGATTGCGTGTTGATGCGGCCATCGGACACCGATAAGCCATCGTACGTAGCGCGTGTGGAGAAGATTGAGGCCGATAATCGGAACAACGTGAAGGTTCGGGTGCGGTGGTATTATCGGCCGGAGGAGTCGATTGGAGGGCGGAGGCAGTTCCATGGAGCAAAGGAGTTGTTTTTGTCGGACCATTATGATGTGCAGAGTGCTCATACTATTGAAGGGAAGTGCACTGTTCACTCCTTCAAGAACTATACTAAGCTTGAAAATGTTGGGGCTGAGGATTACTATTGTCGGTTCGAGTATAAGGCAGCTACTGGGGGTTTCACGCCGGACCGAGTTGCTGT GTATTGCAAATGCGAGATGCCTTATAACCCAGATGATCTTATGGTCCAGTGCGAGGGGTGCAAGGACTG GTATCATCCTGTTTGTGTTGAAATGACTATTGAAGCAGCAAAAAAACTAGATCACTTTCTGTGTTCTGATTGTTCTGATGATGAGGCCAAAAGATCCCAGAATGCATTTCCTACATCGCCGACAGCTGACACCAAG
- the LOC100265870 gene encoding uncharacterized protein LOC100265870: MAVSISRRLLRTFGPSRVFGHCNSPMIMCPLFRTSDALCGLVSQDGLFSTDSSCKTGSSFLSSRSLSTTTILTPESSGVAFPPELLSTKTVLTPERTPGHYQDLVIPVTNFHNEDKGFMVLAGDVFDVPIRKDIVHRVVRWQLAKRQQGTHSTKTISEVSGTGRKPWRQKGTGRARHGTLRGPQFRGGAIMHGPKPRSHAIKLNKKVRRLGLKIALSARTAEGKLLVFDDLEVPSHKTKNIVNYVKEMENTKKLLLVDGGPITEKLKLATQNLHYVNVLPSIGLNVYSILLHDTLVMSRDAVNKIVERMHTPINR, from the exons ATGGCTGTATCAATATCCAGAAGGCTTTTACGGACTTTTGGTCCCTCACGTGTGTTTGGGCACTGTAATTCTCCAATGATTATGTGTCCGTTGTTTCGTACTTCTGATG CCTTGTGTGGCCTTGTCTCTCAAGATGGCTTATTTTCCACGGATTCCTCTTGCAAG ACTGGTTcatctttcctttcttctcgAAGCCTTTCAACTACTACCATCCTGACTCCTGAATCAAGTGGAGTTGCATTTCCACCCGAGTTATTATCCACAAAGACTGTGTTAACACCAGAACGTACTCCAG GGCACTATCAGGACCTGGTAATTCCTGTGACAAATTTTCATAATGAAGACAAAGGCTTCATGGTTTTAGCTGGTGATGTCTTTGatgtacctattaggaaggATATTGTTCATCGTGTTGTACGTTGGCAGCTTGCAAAAAGACAACAG GGAACCCATTCAACTAAAACTATTAGCGAGGTTAGTGGAACTGGGAGAAAGCCATGGCGACAAAAGGGCACTGGTCGAGCACGGCATGGAACGCTGCGTGGGCCCCAG TTTAGGGGCGGTGCTATCATGCATGGCCCTAAGCCTCGGAGCCATGCAATCAAGCTGAACAAGAAGGTTCGGCGACTAGGTCTGAAGATTGCACTGTCTGCTCGTACAGCAGAAGGAAAG CTTCTGGTTTTTGACGATTTGGAGGTCCCTTCACATAAGACAAAGAACATTGTGAACTATGTCAAAGAAATGGAGAACACCAAGAAACTCCTCCTGGTGGATGGTGGCCCGATAACTGAAAAGCTGAAGTTGGCAACACAAAATCTTCATTATGTCAACGTATTGCCCTCAATT GGCTTGAATGTCTATAGCATTCTGCTGCATGACACATTGGTGATGTCCCGCGATGCTGTAAACAAGATCGTCGAGCGTATGCACACCCCAATTAACCGCTGA